The stretch of DNA NNNNNNNNNNNNNNNNNNNNNNNNNNNNNNNNNNNNNNNNNNNNNNNNNNNNNNNNNNNNNNNNNNNNNNNNNNNNNNNNNNNNNNNNNNNNNNNNNNNNNNNNNNNNNNNNNNNNNNNNNNNNNNNNNNNNNNNNNNNNNNNNNNNNNNNNNNNNNNNNNNNNNNNNNNNNNNNNNNNNNNNNNNNNNNNNNNNNNNNNNNNNNNNNNNNNNNNNNNNNNNNNNNNNNNNNNNNNNNNNNNNNNNNNNNNNNNNNNNNNNNNNNNNNNNNNNNNNNNNNNNNNNNNNNNNNNNNNNNNNNNNNNNNNNNNNNNNNNNNNNNNNNNNNNNNNNNNNNNNNNNNNNNNNNNNNNNNNNNNNNNNNNNNNNNNNNNNNNNNNNNNNNNNNNNNNNNNNNNNNNNNNNNNNNNNNNNNNNNNNNNNNNNNNNNNNNNNNNNNNNNNNNNNNNNNNNNNNNNNNNNNNNNNNNNNNNNNNNNNNNNNNNNNNNNNNNNNNNNNNNNNNNNNNNNNNNNNNNNNNNNNNNNNNNNNNNNNNNNNNNNNNNNNNNNNNNNNNNNNNNNNNNNNNNNNNNNNNNNNNNNNNNNNNNNNNNNNNNNNNNNNNNNNNNNNNNNNNNNNNNNNNNNNNNNNNNNNNNNNNNNNNNNNNNNNNNNNNNNNNNNNNNNNNNNNNNNNNNNNNNNNNNNNNNNNNNNNNNNNNNNNNNNNNNNNNNNNNNNNNNNNNNNNNNNNNNNNNNNNNNNNNNNNNNNNNNNNNNNNNNNNNNNNNNNNNNNNNNNNNNNNNNNNNNNNNNNNNNNNNNNNNNNNNNNNNNNNNNNNNNNNNNNNNNNNNNNNNNNNNNNNNNNNNNNNNNNNNNNNNNNNNNNNNNNNNNNNNNNNNNNNNNNNNNNNNNNNNNNNNNNNNNNNNNNNNNNNNNNNNNNNNNNNNNNNNNNNNNNNNNNNNNNNNNNNNNNNNNNNNNNNNNNNNNNNNNNNNNNNNNNNNNNNNNNNNNNNNNNNNNNNNNNNNNNNNNNNNNNNNNNNNNNNNNNNNNNNNNNNNNNNNNNNNNNNNNNNNNNNNNNNNNNNNNNNNNNNNNNNNNNNNNNNNNNNNNNNNNNNNNNNNNNNNNNNNNNNNNNNNNNNNNNNNNNNNNNNNNNNNNNNNNNNNNNNNNNNNNNNNNNNNNNNNNNNNNNNNNNNNNNNNNNNNNNNNNNNNNNNNNNNNNNNNNNNNNNNNNNNNNNNNNNNNNNNNNNNNNNNNNNNNNNNNNNNNNNNNNNNNNNNNNNNNNNNNNNNNNNNNNNNNNNNNNNNNNNNNNNNNNNNNNNNNNNNNNNNNNNNNNNNNNNNNNNNNNNNNNNNNNNNNNNNNNNNNNNNNNNNNNNNNNNNNNNNNNNNNNNNNNNNNNNNNNNNNNNNNNNNNNNNNNNNNNNNNNNNNNNNNNNNNNNNNNNNNNNNNNNNNNNNNNNNNNNNNNNNNNNNNNNNNNNNNNNNNNNNNNNNNNNNNNNNNNNNNTTATTTGCAATGTCTCACCAATTGCATGAGCTTCTTTCAATGGCAAATCTTCTGGCAGTTCTATATCCACCTACCAATACACACATATAACAATAATTAACCTAACTATATAGTTTGTTATATAAATCTTATCGAGTGTAACCACCTAACAAAGATTTATCTTTGATAAGTTGCTATGTCTGTTTAGCCACGAACCATGCACacgtttatttttaaaaaatatatatcatgacGATTTTGTAGCAAAAGTGTCGGAAAATTATGGCTAAGTAGAAATTGACTTATGAGATATATTTATAGACAAACCtcaacaaaataaagaacacCAAAGGTATATGCACGGACAGTGTCCACATGTTTGATGTTATCCCCGCCTTGTCGCAACACTAGGTACGTCAATTTTTGTAGTACTTCTGGAGGAGCTGATTGTCCGATcaatgaaactatatataaaccaaaaaaaaaaaatcattgtgaAAAATCTCAATTATTGCGACTAAATCGGACAATGCAACAATGTTCAAATACAAGCTCACCTGCATTTTCCATAACCGTCCCGGACCAGTTGACAATAGTGTAGATGGCTAAGAGAATAGCACCAGATGGATCAAGCCACCAATAAAAGGCATTAGCAAGAACGGCGGCGACCAATCCAAGAACATTTGTCACCACATCAAAGTGATGATCCTATACCAAACTTCATCAATTAGTCCTCATTATACATGAAAGTATAAGAATATATGCACAAATATCTATATACCTTCGCGTATGCACGAACAATATGATTTCTTGAGCTTTTGCAGTAGATCCATAAGACGAGTTTAATAGCTGTTGCACTCAGCATGATTGAATATAACCAAACCAGTTGGTCATGATTCATTTTATCTGAAGGTTTATTTGAAATCAATTGCTCAGCTGCCACAAGCAGCACTTGGAACCCTACACATTTTTGTATGGTTAATTTAGCATTACATTTCCATcaaatcaattataatatatagtttagagTTTCATAAAATTTCGGATaaggatatatattatataccaaGAGTGGCCATAACAGCGGCGAAAATGATGATTCCAACGGGTTGCACCCTAAGCTTTCCTATGGGATATTTATAGATATTGACGTTCTTCATTGACAAATGTGTGAACCACAGTATCCCTCCTGCCATAAGGTCGAGCAAAGAGTCGAGAGTCGATGCTGCAATCGCTATGGATCCACTCTTTACCGTAGCATATATCTACACATTGTATAcgtttgttaaataaaaatcaacatagtgatgaaaacaatgttataaattaatgtttCAGTATAAGTAGATAAAGTCATACCTTGAGAGCAAGTAAAAAGATGTTAGCCCAATTGGAGATTTGCATCGCAAGCTCTTGTGCAGCTCTCTCAgctcgatcttcttcttcttctttttcatcgaTGGTGTACTCATCTGATCGAGCTATGAAACTTTCTACTTCTTCAAAGGATTTTAATGTTGCCAATTGTCTTTGGTAATACTCCTTTTCATCTTTagatatatgatatttaaacaacatataatatttGGTTTAGTAGTTGTGAGTCTTGTGACAATTATTATCTAAACTTATAAAGTAAGACTAAGACATATACCTCCTTTGAGGCCTACGGCTTTGGAGACATCAAGGTGAAAAGGGTTCTCCGGATCGATTTTGGATCGAAGTTTTTGAGGCAAATCCGTGAAGAAATTGGTTTTCATAGAAGAAACCATACCGGTTAACTTCGGTTTGTGATCAACAGCTTCATGATCGTTTGACGAAAGCAACGGTGTCTCCGGACAGTTGACTTCCATTTCtggaaaattatatataaccaaatcaTTGTAAAATAGGTATGATCAGCATAAAGGCATGgataattcataaataaaactaaagaaaaaaatgtatatataccgGATGATATGTAGAGGAATTTTTATGCTTGcagatgatgattgatgatgaacaaagaaaaaaagataaaggatTGTACACAAAGATTGgtttttataatgaaatataagataatttatgagCGTTCAATGAATGTTTGGGGTAAGATAATAAACTATTGTATGGa from Camelina sativa cultivar DH55 chromosome 9, Cs, whole genome shotgun sequence encodes:
- the LOC104712491 gene encoding putative metal tolerance protein C3, which produces MEVNCPETPLLSSNDHEAVDHKPKLTGMVSSMKTNFFTDLPQKLRSKIDPENPFHLDVSKAVGLKGDEKEYYQRQLATLKSFEEVESFIARSDEYTIDEKEEEEDRAERAAQELAMQISNWANIFLLALKIYATVKSGSIAIAASTLDSLLDLMAGGILWFTHLSMKNVNIYKYPIGKLRVQPVGIIIFAAVMATLGFQVLLVAAEQLISNKPSDKMNHDQLVWLYSIMLSATAIKLVLWIYCKSSRNHIVRAYAKDHHFDVVTNVLGLVAAVLANAFYWWLDPSGAILLAIYTIVNWSGTVMENAVSLIGQSAPPEVLQKLTYLVLRQGGDNIKHVDTVRAYTFGVLYFVEVDIELPEDLPLKEAHAIGETLQIKLEELPEVERAFVHLDFECHHKPEHSVLSTIPNDL